ATACACATTGTGATCCCTGCTCTGCTTCTTGCCCTTTTTTCTGGGCTCTCCCACCACCTTGCAGCTAGGCTTCACACTTGGCACAGGCCCACTGGTGGGCTCCTGCTACCATGGACCTGTTGTTTGGGCGCCGGAAGACACCAGAGGAACTGCTGAGGCAGAACCAGCGGGCCCTGAACCGTGCCATGCGAGAGTTGGACCGTGAACGACAgaagctagagacccaggagaAGAAAATCATTGCAGACATCAAGAAGATGGCCAAGCAGGGCCAGATGGTGAGCTCAGTTGGGCAACGGCTGGGACACAGGACTAGGTGCTGTTTGGTCAGACATTGCTCTAACCACAGACCATGTATGACAGGACCCCAATAGATAGGTGCTTTGAAACAAAGGGCAAGCAGAGCTTCCCTATTTTGGGGATCCAGAAAGACTGCCTCCCAGGTGACATCAGGGCCACAAACCTTGAGTAGTAGAGAGTGAGCCTGTGAAAGTCCAAGCAACCAGTGCATCAAACAGATGAAGCAAATGTTCCATGAGTGAGTGATAGGTGAGCTCAGAAGAGAGGATAGGCCAGACCAGTTGAAATCAAGGGCCACAGTGGGAGTGGAGTCAGAGGGGTTAATGCAAAGAGATGTGGCCTGAAATACACTGTGCCCTGGAGCTCAGtaaaagagacagaggggcacctggatggcttagttggttgagcatccagcttaggctcaggtcatgatctcacagtttatgagttctagccctgcgtagggttcactgctgtcagtgcagagcctgcttcatatcctctgccccccacccctcaaaactaagttaaaaaaataaaatagcctgaAGCACTAGGGAGCAGAGCCCATGACAGGTGATAGAGCTTGGACCTGAGCAGTTGGGTTGAAGAGGTGCCAATTCCCAGAATAAGCAAGGCAAGGAAGAGATTTAAGGAAGTCAGGAGCTATGGATAGATTTACGTGTGATGTGGGATAAAGAGCTTGAGGTATGAGCCTGtgtgaggtggagggagaggcaaaTTCATCAGCCAGGAATAGACATCCTAAGTCAAGGGAGTGTGACTCTAGATATGGAGGGAAAAGGATGACTGAATACAGTGAGCTCAGCCTTCCTTCCAGCGTTTGTGGGTCAGAGAAGTAAGCTACAAAGGAGCCTATGGAGTGGTGACCCAAGAGACAGGAGAATGaggttgggaggagggagggggaagtgacCACTGAGTTTAACCACATGTAAATTGCTGAAAACATCAATTGGAATGGTGCAATTGGAGCCTCTTCCCTCAGCCCACTCTCCCTGCCACCTTTGTCCACTCCCTCAGGATGCCGTGCGAATCATGGCAAAAGACTTGGTGCGCACTCGGCGTTATGTGCGCAAATTTGTGTTGATGAGGGCCAACATCCAGGCTGTGTCCCTGAAGATCCAGACACTGAAGTCTAACAACTCAATGGCACAAGCTATGAAGGGGGTCACCAAAGCCATGGGCACCATGAACAGACAGGTGCgcctctcccattccccttccctcctcccccaaccaaTGTCAGGGACCAGACTCAGACtcaccctccccacaccccacttcCAGCTGAAGTTGCCTCAAATCCAGAAGATCATGATGGAATTTGAGCGGCAGGCCGAGATCATGGACATGAAGGAGGAGATGATGAATGATGCAATCGATGATGCCATGGGGGATGAGGAAGATGAAGAGGAGAGGTTAGGGGACTACCAggtgtggggagggtgggaatGGATGCCTGGTCCTCATACAGGCCTGGCCCTCATAaaattcttctctcttcccaagtGACGCCGTTGTGTCCCAGGTCCTGGATGAGCTAGGATTGAGCCTGACAGATGAGCTGTCAAGTGAGTGCACCAAACCTTGGGCCCTGTCCCACCCAACGGTCCAGCCACAGCccgacccctcccctcccagcatTATTCCTTTCTACAGGAGCTGTCCTATTCCCCCCACTCTGTAGACCTCCCCTCTACTGGAGGCTCACTCAGTGTGGCTGCCAGTGGGAAGAAAGCAGAAGCTGCAGCCTCAGCCCTAGTAGATGCCGACGCAGACCTGGAGGAGCGGCTCAAGAATCTGCGGAGGGACTGACCACCTTATACCACCCTGGTGGGAGGCAGGCAGTAGACGCCCGGCAGTTTTACTGTACTTCTTCTGTAATAAAGGATTGGACACTAATTCCTAGGCCTGTGTGACTGGCCTGATGTGGGCCAGGCTGGGGTCCCTTGGGACAGAGGTCACATAGAGGCTTGGTAAAGGGGTGGTTGGCATGCATGGCAGAAGGCTAAGTGCCACATTAGGTGGGGTGTGAGATAAAGAAGGCTGGACTGCTTCCCTGTTTGTGGCAGTGGTTGACAGGTCAAGCGTCTGGGGATGTTCAGTTTGGGAGCGGATGGTCAGCTGTGAGCCCTGCTTCAGCACCCCTCCCAAGGTCTCCAGTGCCTATCACCTTGAAGACAGTGGGCTTCCCACATACCCTGGAAGTCTGGGCTCATCTGTCAGGGATCCTCAAACACCCAGCTCAGTATGGTACCATCTGATTATGAAAAATAGTTATACCCAAGTCTAGGAAGCACTCAGGAAGAATGGCCACCATGCAGGATGTATCTGGGGCttcaccctccctgccccacacatCAGCCTGGACCTCCCCACCTAGAGGGCACCCAACAACCTCCAGCATGTTCACCATGCGACCCTTCCCCCAATCTGAAACACTCTCTCCATTGGGAAGGGCCCAAGAAAGATGCTCTTCCCTATCCCATGGACACCAAGGTGGCTGAGGGCAAATGCCCCCACACCTACTCTGTCCACCAGGGCATGGTGAGGGAATTGAGACAAGGCCCCAGGACCACGGCCCCCACCAAAAGAGGCCTGAAGAACTGGTGAAGTTTTTATTAAATCCACATAAGTAAAAACCATATTGTGAAGGACTGGGGGATGGGGCCACCAAGAAGTAGGAGCCAGGCCACCAGAGGGGGacgtgggggagaggggattTGACAGGACAGAGAACAGAGCCACGTTGGGTTGGCCTGAGAGGCCACAGCCTCAGGGGCCATCACCAGGACCACTGGATAGCTCCTGGGCACTCAGGCCAGCACCAGGCAGGCTCAGCGGTGGGGGCTCCACCAGCACAGCTGAGAACTTGGTGTCACCAAAGGCCTCGTTCATGCGAGTCTCGAAGAAGCGTTGCAGGCCGATGATGGACTGCACATCTGCCTTGTCCTGAGCCAGGCATATTGCAGTAGGTGGGTCCtagctccctcctcccacctaccctccccctgccaccaGCCCCATTCTCCCCAAGCTCACCTCTGTCAGCTTGTTGAACTGCTTAAACATGCGGCCCACATCCTGGGCAAACTCCTGGGGGGAGCTATAGGGAGGTGACAACTTCTCCTGGAGACGGGCACGGATCAGGGTTAAGTCCAGGGTGCCGCCAGGCTGATCCTGTAGACAGAGGCCAGGCTGAAAGTGAGGCCAggcagccccacctcctcctcccccactgaaGTCCCAGGACTCACCAGGGAGAAAGTGGAGTCAGTAGCCAGCTGGTGCAGGGGACGGCAGGGCTCGTGACAAAACAGGGCCAACAGGACACGCTCACACTTCTATGAACAGGACAAGTGACATCAGAGCCAAAGAGGGGTAAGGCTGCTGAGCAACTCTTAAAGGAGCAGACCCTCACCCTCACCTGCTGGTTGGCTGGCGAGAGCTTGGCCACCACACCAGTGCTATCACCACCATCCAGACTCAGGCTGCCATCTTCCTCTTTCAGATCAGGTAGCACATGGCAGAGAGAGCAACTCCACTCCTCCCTGGATGGAAGGAGAATGAGGGGCTGCACAGAAGCCAGCCAGCCCAGCCCTCCACCCGGCACAGACCCTACACAAGCTTCGCACCCTGGCACATCCTGCAGGGCAGGCAGGTGGCAGTCCAGGTGGAAGCAGAACTCGCACTGGTTGCACATGACCAGATCGCCTGGCTTCTGGCAGACGCGGCAGATGGTGGCACTGTCATCCAGGGCACCGGGGCCACCTGCTGGGGCTGAAGTGCCCTCTGGAGCCACCACCTCTAGACCTGAACTAGTGCTGCCACTGGGTGAGGCCAGGCGGGGGCCCTCAGCGCCGGGGCCCTCCGCCAGGGCCATCAGCACAGGCTTGGTCTCAGGGCCTTCAGTGGCAGCAGGTGGGGCTCCGATGGCcgcctctgtctcttcctcctgcaAAGAGATAAGGGGTGTTCAGCAGGATGCTGATGTGGGCGTTCATTTCCCAGCCAGTCACTTGGGGCAGACTCACCTTGACAATGGCCATGCCAGGCAGTGGAGGGGCACCAGGAGCCCCAGGTGGAGCAGTCCCAGGCtgtccagcagcagcagctgcagcaccACGCTCAATAACAATGAGATTGTAATCTTCAGTGGTGCTGCCTGGGAAGACTTTGAAAACTGGTGGCTGGCTATCAGCCGTGAGATCCAGGTCCAGGCGCTCAAGGCTCACCCGTGGCACCTTGCGCATGAGGCCACTCACCTCGCCCTCACCTGAGCGGGACCTGTGGGTGCGGCTTGGTGTTAGCACACCCATCCCTATCCCCATCTGGCTCCACCAAAGGATAGCCAAACTCACCGCTTCACACCGgacacatggggctctgcactcgAGTAAGGATCGTCTgctcagaaaatagaaaaaagaaggtTGGGGATAGACCTAAAGCACTGGAGCTCTCCCACCTACAAGGCactcacctgagccaaagccatAGCCTTCCTGCACCTCCATGGGCTGTGGGCAAAGCAGGTGGACCTCAGTGAGCAGGTGTCCCATACGACCGTTGCCCCTACCCTACGCTGCCAGGGTCCCCCCCACCGCCTGCTCACCTGGCTGCTGCCAGAACCCTGCTTGCTCAAGGGCCCTGGAGCCCGAGGAGGGGCCATGGGCGTAGGGCCTGTTGAGTTGGTGCCAGGACGCTCTGCCACGATCTTGCctgcataaagaaaaaattagcaTAAGAAGACAATGTCTGAAATGATTGCAATACGTagcacagaaaagaaagggaCACACCGAAAGCCTCTGCACTCTTGGTCCAGGCATTGAGGTCCCACTGGAACTTCATCTCGCCATGTGGCTCCACAGGATCCACAATCATCTTGAGGGCCCGATGCAGCTGGAAATAGATCTGAAAAAGGGCCAGTGCATGAACATACAGACAATAAAAAAGGCTCCACGGTGCTGAGCGGCACCTGCCTGGATGCCATCACCTGGGTGTCCACCAGCACACACCAGCTTCTTGGAGAGCAGCAGAGCTGTGTTGTTGTCACTCTCCAGAGCCCATGAGGCAAAGCGCAGGATATGTTCCTGGTGCTTCTGGATCTTGGTCATGGTCCAGTGTTGTCGCTCCAGGCGCTCCTGCTGCCCCTCTGTCACCTTCTGCAGGTAGAGGAGAAgaccaaggaaagaaaacaccaatGATGGCATCAACAGCCAGCAGAAAGTGCTAGTCCCCAAGACCCTCCCACTGTAGATAGGGTTGACAGCCAGCAGATGGGACCCAGAAACCCTCCCCCCTCAAACGGGGCATACCTGGGCATCGTTGACCAGCACACGGCCCCGCTTGTTCAGTTCCTTCATGATCTGCAAAATGGCCATCTTAACATCCACCTGCACACGCTTCTGTACATCAGACACTTGGCGGATCCTGGGGGAGCAGCAGAGTGAGCCAGGTTAGGAAGGTGCTCAGCAGGAACTGCCCCCAACTATGGCCCTGGCTTCCACACTTACGAGCTGCGAACCTCCTTGGTGTTCTTCTGCAGCGTCGCATGCTTGTCCCCAAGGCGTTTTACCAGTGAGGCCAGGAGCTTGCGCTGGTTCCTCACTGCATCCTCCAGAAACTGATATCTGAGGGCAAACAGAAGTGGGCCTGGGTGCTGAACATGGGAACGGGCAGCACCCAGCCATCCTGCTTCAGTACTCACTGGTGGTCCTTGTGGGTGTTGAGCTGGCAGTCCCTACAAGTGAGGGTGTCACAGCTCTCACAGAACAGCACAAGGGGCTCGTGCTTGTGCACATTGCAGTACACTGTGCGCTCACCGTCCCTGGACTTGGCTGGCCCTGGGGAACAGAAAAAACCATGAGGCTGAAGCTCATCCTTTAGCTATCTCCAACTCAAGTGGTAGACAGAACTTAAGGCCTCACTTCCTACCTCTCCTGCAACCATAGGCTGTCTGCTGGGAAAACCCAAAGGCCCTGCATCAGTGGCCAGGAAAAAAGCACAGGCCTGTAAGCCTAGATCCTTCCTCTCAAaactctctgccccaaccctgacCCAGAGAACTACCCCTGCTCCTTCCAGCTTCTGACACTGACAACAAACTCTAAAGACTTTGACAGAGACCTCCCATCTGCTATTCCCTTTACTAGAACCTTCCCTGGGTAGACACTCAGGAGAGCCCCTCCACCTTGAAAACCTCCACTGGGCTCCATTTCTCCTCTACTTA
This genomic interval from Panthera leo isolate Ple1 chromosome E2, P.leo_Ple1_pat1.1, whole genome shotgun sequence contains the following:
- the CHMP2A gene encoding charged multivesicular body protein 2a isoform X1, producing the protein MDLLFGRRKTPEELLRQNQRALNRAMRELDRERQKLETQEKKIIADIKKMAKQGQMDAVRIMAKDLVRTRRYVRKFVLMRANIQAVSLKIQTLKSNNSMAQAMKGVTKAMGTMNRQLKLPQIQKIMMEFERQAEIMDMKEEMMNDAIDDAMGDEEDEEESDAVVSQVLDELGLSLTDELSRAVLFPPLCRPPLYWRLTQCGCQWEESRSCSLSPSRCRRRPGGAAQESAEGLTTLYHPGGRQAVDARQFYCTSSVIKDWTLIPRPV
- the CHMP2A gene encoding charged multivesicular body protein 2a isoform X2; translated protein: MDLLFGRRKTPEELLRQNQRALNRAMRELDRERQKLETQEKKIIADIKKMAKQGQMDAVRIMAKDLVRTRRYVRKFVLMRANIQAVSLKIQTLKSNNSMAQAMKGVTKAMGTMNRQLKLPQIQKIMMEFERQAEIMDMKEEMMNDAIDDAMGDEEDEEESDAVVSQVLDELGLSLTDELSNLPSTGGSLSVAASGKKAEAAASALVDADADLEERLKNLRRD
- the TRIM28 gene encoding transcription intermediary factor 1-beta, with translation MAASAAAASAAAAAAAASASPGPGEGSAGGEKRAAASSAAAAASASASSPAGGGGEALELLEHCGVCRERLRPEREPRLLPCLHSACSACLGPPAPAAANSSGDGGAAGDGAVVDCPVCKQQCFSKDIVENYFMRDSGSKAATDSQDANQCCTSCEDNAPATSYCVECSEPLCETCVEAHQRVKYTKDHTVRSTGPAKSRDGERTVYCNVHKHEPLVLFCESCDTLTCRDCQLNTHKDHQYQFLEDAVRNQRKLLASLVKRLGDKHATLQKNTKEVRSSIRQVSDVQKRVQVDVKMAILQIMKELNKRGRVLVNDAQKVTEGQQERLERQHWTMTKIQKHQEHILRFASWALESDNNTALLLSKKLIYFQLHRALKMIVDPVEPHGEMKFQWDLNAWTKSAEAFGKIVAERPGTNSTGPTPMAPPRAPGPLSKQGSGSSQPMEVQEGYGFGSDDPYSSAEPHVSGVKRSRSGEGEVSGLMRKVPRVSLERLDLDLTADSQPPVFKVFPGSTTEDYNLIVIERGAAAAAAGQPGTAPPGAPGAPPLPGMAIVKEEETEAAIGAPPAATEGPETKPVLMALAEGPGAEGPRLASPSGSTSSGLEVVAPEGTSAPAGGPGALDDSATICRVCQKPGDLVMCNQCEFCFHLDCHLPALQDVPGEEWSCSLCHVLPDLKEEDGSLSLDGGDSTGVVAKLSPANQQKCERVLLALFCHEPCRPLHQLATDSTFSLDQPGGTLDLTLIRARLQEKLSPPYSSPQEFAQDVGRMFKQFNKLTEDKADVQSIIGLQRFFETRMNEAFGDTKFSAVLVEPPPLSLPGAGLSAQELSSGPGDGP